The following coding sequences are from one Sander lucioperca isolate FBNREF2018 chromosome 2, SLUC_FBN_1.2, whole genome shotgun sequence window:
- the traf3 gene encoding TNF receptor-associated factor 3 isoform X3, with protein MSAGRSADGREVQIPLQQVAPSLTTPLSVVPPPHRPANPWPPGDPTPSPGVPAGFLPLHGGFRDHFVETPESKYCCEACRLVLCQPRQTECGHRFCQSCINDILSRPSVVCPADMEPLFKDKIFKDVCCHREIMALKVYCRSEANGCQETMSLQQIPEHLNVCAFYEVPCPLGKCKERMMRKDIPDHLSWKCKHRESSCDFCKTKMPLTDLQKHKETVCPAFPVSCPNLCSFSSLPRSELSNHQHDCPKAQVCCQFHRYGCTFKGLNQDLRTHESASAAEHLRMMANRNSTLENKVDDLKGELLERYKVLPALSSRLSDLEKQNDELREKNRQMEQKLATMQKVMSSHSEKLLETELELRSLRLLRDDVENLRGTLDAVRTRLTSLEQGGRSGTGASTHTLASLETQLNRHDDMLSVHEIRLADMDLRFQVLETASYNGTLIWKIRDYKRRKQEAVAAKTLSLYSQPFYTGYFGYKMCARVYLNGDGMGKGTHLSLFFVVMRGEYDALLPWPFKQKVTLMLMDLSLSLTCLSLCQVTLMLMDLSVSL; from the exons ATGTCAGCGGGGAGGAGTGCTGACGGGAGGGAAGTGCAGATTCCCCTCCAGCAGGTGGCGCCCTCCCTGACCACGCCCCTCTCCGTGGTCCCGCCCCCTCACCGCCCAGCCAATCCCTGGCCTCCCGGTGACCCCACCCCCTCTCCAG gtgTCCCTGCTGGGTTCCTCCCTCTCCACGGAGGGTTCAGAGACCACTTCGTGGAGACTCCAGAGTCTAAGTATTGCTGCGAGGCCTGCAGGCTGGTCCTGTGTCAGCCGCGCCAGACCGAGTGTGGACACCGCTTCTGCCAGAGCTGCATCAACGACATCCTCag TCGTCCCAGCGTGGTCTGTCCTGCAGACATGGAGCCTCTGTTCAAAGACAAG atctTTAAAGACGTGTGCTGCCATCGGGAGATCATGGCGCTCAAGGTGTACTGTCGCAGCGAAGCTAACGGCTGCCAGGAGACCATGAGTCTGCAGCAGATACCG gaGCACCTGAATGTGTGTGCGTTCTACGAGGTTCCCTGTCCTCTGGGGAAATGTAAGGAGCGAATGATGAGGAAAGATATTCCCGACCACCTGAGCTGGAAATGtaaacacagagagagcagcTGCGACTTCTGCAAGACCAAGATGCCTCTGACGGACCTGCAG aaacataagGAGACGGTGTGTCCGGCGTTCCCCGTGTCGTGTCCCAACCTCTGCTCCTTCTCCTCGCTCCCCCGCAGCGAG CTGTCCAATCACCAACACGACTGTCCCAAAGCTCAGGTGTGCTGTCAGTTCCACCGCTATGGCTGCACCTTCAAG gGGTTGAACCAGGATCTGAGGACACATGAGTCGGCGTCTGCAGCTGAACACCTGAGGATGATGGCCAATAGGAACTCCACGTTAGAGAACAAG gtggaTGATCTTAAAGGGGAGCTGTTGGAGAGGTATAAAGTGCTCCCAGCTCTCAGCAGTCGACTGTCTGACCTGGAGAAACAGAACGACGAGCTGAGAGAGAAGAACCGACAGATGGAGCAGAAACTGGCCACCATGCAG aaagtGATGAGCTCTCACTCTGAGAAGCTGCTGGAGACGGAGCTAGAGCTGCGTTCTCTGCGTCTGCTGCGAGACGACGTGGAGAACCTGAGAGGAACGCTGGACGCGGTCCGCACCAGACTCACCTCGCTGGAGCAGGGGGGGCGCAGCGGGACAGGGGCCAGCACACACACTCTGg CATCTCTGGAGACTCAGCTGAATCGCCATGACGACATGCTGAGCGTGCACGAGATCCGATTGGCCGACATGGACCTGCGTTTCCAGGTGCTGGAGACGGCGAGCTACAACGGGACGCTGATCTGGAAGATCCGCGACTACAAGCGGCGGAAACAGGAAGCCGTGGCGGCCAAGACGCTGTCGCTGTACTCGCAGCCCTTCTACACGGGCTACTTCGGCTACAAGATGTGCGCCCGCGTGTACCTGAACGGAGACGGCATGGGCAAGGGCACGCACCTGTCGCTGTTCTTCGTGGTCATGAGGGGCGAGTACGACGCCCTGCTGCCCTGGCCCTTCAAGCAGAAG gtgACGCTGATGCTGatggacctgtctctctctctaacctgtctgtctctctgtcaggtgACGCTGATGCTGATGGA
- the traf3 gene encoding TNF receptor-associated factor 3 isoform X4, which yields MSAGRSADGREVQIPLQQVAPSLTTPLSVVPPPHRPANPWPPGDPTPSPGVPAGFLPLHGGFRDHFVETPESKYCCEACRLVLCQPRQTECGHRFCQSCINDILSRPSVVCPADMEPLFKDKIFKDVCCHREIMALKVYCRSEANGCQETMSLQQIPEHLNVCAFYEVPCPLGKCKERMMRKDIPDHLSWKCKHRESSCDFCKTKMPLTDLQKHKETVCPAFPVSCPNLCSFSSLPRSELSNHQHDCPKAQVCCQFHRYGCTFKGLNQDLRTHESASAAEHLRMMANRNSTLENKVDDLKGELLERYKVLPALSSRLSDLEKQNDELREKNRQMEQKLATMQKVMSSHSEKLLETELELRSLRLLRDDVENLRGTLDAVRTRLTSLEQGGRSGTGASTHTLASLETQLNRHDDMLSVHEIRLADMDLRFQVLETASYNGTLIWKIRDYKRRKQEAVAAKTLSLYSQPFYTGYFGYKMCARVYLNGDGMGKGTHLSLFFVVMRGEYDALLPWPFKQKVTLMLMDLSLSLTCLSLCQVTLMLMDLSLSL from the exons ATGTCAGCGGGGAGGAGTGCTGACGGGAGGGAAGTGCAGATTCCCCTCCAGCAGGTGGCGCCCTCCCTGACCACGCCCCTCTCCGTGGTCCCGCCCCCTCACCGCCCAGCCAATCCCTGGCCTCCCGGTGACCCCACCCCCTCTCCAG gtgTCCCTGCTGGGTTCCTCCCTCTCCACGGAGGGTTCAGAGACCACTTCGTGGAGACTCCAGAGTCTAAGTATTGCTGCGAGGCCTGCAGGCTGGTCCTGTGTCAGCCGCGCCAGACCGAGTGTGGACACCGCTTCTGCCAGAGCTGCATCAACGACATCCTCag TCGTCCCAGCGTGGTCTGTCCTGCAGACATGGAGCCTCTGTTCAAAGACAAG atctTTAAAGACGTGTGCTGCCATCGGGAGATCATGGCGCTCAAGGTGTACTGTCGCAGCGAAGCTAACGGCTGCCAGGAGACCATGAGTCTGCAGCAGATACCG gaGCACCTGAATGTGTGTGCGTTCTACGAGGTTCCCTGTCCTCTGGGGAAATGTAAGGAGCGAATGATGAGGAAAGATATTCCCGACCACCTGAGCTGGAAATGtaaacacagagagagcagcTGCGACTTCTGCAAGACCAAGATGCCTCTGACGGACCTGCAG aaacataagGAGACGGTGTGTCCGGCGTTCCCCGTGTCGTGTCCCAACCTCTGCTCCTTCTCCTCGCTCCCCCGCAGCGAG CTGTCCAATCACCAACACGACTGTCCCAAAGCTCAGGTGTGCTGTCAGTTCCACCGCTATGGCTGCACCTTCAAG gGGTTGAACCAGGATCTGAGGACACATGAGTCGGCGTCTGCAGCTGAACACCTGAGGATGATGGCCAATAGGAACTCCACGTTAGAGAACAAG gtggaTGATCTTAAAGGGGAGCTGTTGGAGAGGTATAAAGTGCTCCCAGCTCTCAGCAGTCGACTGTCTGACCTGGAGAAACAGAACGACGAGCTGAGAGAGAAGAACCGACAGATGGAGCAGAAACTGGCCACCATGCAG aaagtGATGAGCTCTCACTCTGAGAAGCTGCTGGAGACGGAGCTAGAGCTGCGTTCTCTGCGTCTGCTGCGAGACGACGTGGAGAACCTGAGAGGAACGCTGGACGCGGTCCGCACCAGACTCACCTCGCTGGAGCAGGGGGGGCGCAGCGGGACAGGGGCCAGCACACACACTCTGg CATCTCTGGAGACTCAGCTGAATCGCCATGACGACATGCTGAGCGTGCACGAGATCCGATTGGCCGACATGGACCTGCGTTTCCAGGTGCTGGAGACGGCGAGCTACAACGGGACGCTGATCTGGAAGATCCGCGACTACAAGCGGCGGAAACAGGAAGCCGTGGCGGCCAAGACGCTGTCGCTGTACTCGCAGCCCTTCTACACGGGCTACTTCGGCTACAAGATGTGCGCCCGCGTGTACCTGAACGGAGACGGCATGGGCAAGGGCACGCACCTGTCGCTGTTCTTCGTGGTCATGAGGGGCGAGTACGACGCCCTGCTGCCCTGGCCCTTCAAGCAGAAG gtgACGCTGATGCTGatggacctgtctctctctctaacctgtctgtctctctgtcaggtgACGCTGATGCTGATGG
- the traf3 gene encoding TNF receptor-associated factor 3 isoform X1 produces MSAGRSADGREVQIPLQQVAPSLTTPLSVVPPPHRPANPWPPGDPTPSPGVPAGFLPLHGGFRDHFVETPESKYCCEACRLVLCQPRQTECGHRFCQSCINDILSRPSVVCPADMEPLFKDKIFKDVCCHREIMALKVYCRSEANGCQETMSLQQIPEHLNVCAFYEVPCPLGKCKERMMRKDIPDHLSWKCKHRESSCDFCKTKMPLTDLQKHKETVCPAFPVSCPNLCSFSSLPRSELSNHQHDCPKAQVCCQFHRYGCTFKGLNQDLRTHESASAAEHLRMMANRNSTLENKVDDLKGELLERYKVLPALSSRLSDLEKQNDELREKNRQMEQKLATMQKVMSSHSEKLLETELELRSLRLLRDDVENLRGTLDAVRTRLTSLEQGGRSGTGASTHTLASLETQLNRHDDMLSVHEIRLADMDLRFQVLETASYNGTLIWKIRDYKRRKQEAVAAKTLSLYSQPFYTGYFGYKMCARVYLNGDGMGKGTHLSLFFVVMRGEYDALLPWPFKQKVTLMLMDLSLSLTCLSLCQVTLMLMDQGPTRKHLGDAFKPDPNSSSFRRPVAEMNIASGCPLFVSQSVLETGSYIRDDTIFIKVTVDTSDLPDP; encoded by the exons ATGTCAGCGGGGAGGAGTGCTGACGGGAGGGAAGTGCAGATTCCCCTCCAGCAGGTGGCGCCCTCCCTGACCACGCCCCTCTCCGTGGTCCCGCCCCCTCACCGCCCAGCCAATCCCTGGCCTCCCGGTGACCCCACCCCCTCTCCAG gtgTCCCTGCTGGGTTCCTCCCTCTCCACGGAGGGTTCAGAGACCACTTCGTGGAGACTCCAGAGTCTAAGTATTGCTGCGAGGCCTGCAGGCTGGTCCTGTGTCAGCCGCGCCAGACCGAGTGTGGACACCGCTTCTGCCAGAGCTGCATCAACGACATCCTCag TCGTCCCAGCGTGGTCTGTCCTGCAGACATGGAGCCTCTGTTCAAAGACAAG atctTTAAAGACGTGTGCTGCCATCGGGAGATCATGGCGCTCAAGGTGTACTGTCGCAGCGAAGCTAACGGCTGCCAGGAGACCATGAGTCTGCAGCAGATACCG gaGCACCTGAATGTGTGTGCGTTCTACGAGGTTCCCTGTCCTCTGGGGAAATGTAAGGAGCGAATGATGAGGAAAGATATTCCCGACCACCTGAGCTGGAAATGtaaacacagagagagcagcTGCGACTTCTGCAAGACCAAGATGCCTCTGACGGACCTGCAG aaacataagGAGACGGTGTGTCCGGCGTTCCCCGTGTCGTGTCCCAACCTCTGCTCCTTCTCCTCGCTCCCCCGCAGCGAG CTGTCCAATCACCAACACGACTGTCCCAAAGCTCAGGTGTGCTGTCAGTTCCACCGCTATGGCTGCACCTTCAAG gGGTTGAACCAGGATCTGAGGACACATGAGTCGGCGTCTGCAGCTGAACACCTGAGGATGATGGCCAATAGGAACTCCACGTTAGAGAACAAG gtggaTGATCTTAAAGGGGAGCTGTTGGAGAGGTATAAAGTGCTCCCAGCTCTCAGCAGTCGACTGTCTGACCTGGAGAAACAGAACGACGAGCTGAGAGAGAAGAACCGACAGATGGAGCAGAAACTGGCCACCATGCAG aaagtGATGAGCTCTCACTCTGAGAAGCTGCTGGAGACGGAGCTAGAGCTGCGTTCTCTGCGTCTGCTGCGAGACGACGTGGAGAACCTGAGAGGAACGCTGGACGCGGTCCGCACCAGACTCACCTCGCTGGAGCAGGGGGGGCGCAGCGGGACAGGGGCCAGCACACACACTCTGg CATCTCTGGAGACTCAGCTGAATCGCCATGACGACATGCTGAGCGTGCACGAGATCCGATTGGCCGACATGGACCTGCGTTTCCAGGTGCTGGAGACGGCGAGCTACAACGGGACGCTGATCTGGAAGATCCGCGACTACAAGCGGCGGAAACAGGAAGCCGTGGCGGCCAAGACGCTGTCGCTGTACTCGCAGCCCTTCTACACGGGCTACTTCGGCTACAAGATGTGCGCCCGCGTGTACCTGAACGGAGACGGCATGGGCAAGGGCACGCACCTGTCGCTGTTCTTCGTGGTCATGAGGGGCGAGTACGACGCCCTGCTGCCCTGGCCCTTCAAGCAGAAG gtgACGCTGATGCTGatggacctgtctctctctctaacctgtctgtctctctgtcaggtgACGCTGATGCTGATGGACCAGGGACCAACCAGGAAACATCTGGGCGATGCGTTCAAGCCCGATCCTAACAGTAGTAGTTTCCGGCGCCCGGTGGCCGAGATGAACATCGCGTCCGGCTGTCCGCTGTTCGTCTCTCAGAGCGTCCTGGAAACAGGAAGTTACATCAGAGACGACACCATCTTCATCAAG GTTACCGTGGATACGTCTGACCTCCCTGACCCGTGA
- the traf3 gene encoding TNF receptor-associated factor 3 isoform X2 translates to MSAGRSADGREVQIPLQQVAPSLTTPLSVVPPPHRPANPWPPGDPTPSPGVPAGFLPLHGGFRDHFVETPESKYCCEACRLVLCQPRQTECGHRFCQSCINDILSRPSVVCPADMEPLFKDKIFKDVCCHREIMALKVYCRSEANGCQETMSLQQIPEHLNVCAFYEVPCPLGKCKERMMRKDIPDHLSWKCKHRESSCDFCKTKMPLTDLQKHKETVCPAFPVSCPNLCSFSSLPRSELSNHQHDCPKAQVCCQFHRYGCTFKGLNQDLRTHESASAAEHLRMMANRNSTLENKVDDLKGELLERYKVLPALSSRLSDLEKQNDELREKNRQMEQKLATMQKVMSSHSEKLLETELELRSLRLLRDDVENLRGTLDAVRTRLTSLEQGGRSGTGASTHTLASLETQLNRHDDMLSVHEIRLADMDLRFQVLETASYNGTLIWKIRDYKRRKQEAVAAKTLSLYSQPFYTGYFGYKMCARVYLNGDGMGKGTHLSLFFVVMRGEYDALLPWPFKQKVTLMLMDQGPTRKHLGDAFKPDPNSSSFRRPVAEMNIASGCPLFVSQSVLETGSYIRDDTIFIKVTVDTSDLPDP, encoded by the exons ATGTCAGCGGGGAGGAGTGCTGACGGGAGGGAAGTGCAGATTCCCCTCCAGCAGGTGGCGCCCTCCCTGACCACGCCCCTCTCCGTGGTCCCGCCCCCTCACCGCCCAGCCAATCCCTGGCCTCCCGGTGACCCCACCCCCTCTCCAG gtgTCCCTGCTGGGTTCCTCCCTCTCCACGGAGGGTTCAGAGACCACTTCGTGGAGACTCCAGAGTCTAAGTATTGCTGCGAGGCCTGCAGGCTGGTCCTGTGTCAGCCGCGCCAGACCGAGTGTGGACACCGCTTCTGCCAGAGCTGCATCAACGACATCCTCag TCGTCCCAGCGTGGTCTGTCCTGCAGACATGGAGCCTCTGTTCAAAGACAAG atctTTAAAGACGTGTGCTGCCATCGGGAGATCATGGCGCTCAAGGTGTACTGTCGCAGCGAAGCTAACGGCTGCCAGGAGACCATGAGTCTGCAGCAGATACCG gaGCACCTGAATGTGTGTGCGTTCTACGAGGTTCCCTGTCCTCTGGGGAAATGTAAGGAGCGAATGATGAGGAAAGATATTCCCGACCACCTGAGCTGGAAATGtaaacacagagagagcagcTGCGACTTCTGCAAGACCAAGATGCCTCTGACGGACCTGCAG aaacataagGAGACGGTGTGTCCGGCGTTCCCCGTGTCGTGTCCCAACCTCTGCTCCTTCTCCTCGCTCCCCCGCAGCGAG CTGTCCAATCACCAACACGACTGTCCCAAAGCTCAGGTGTGCTGTCAGTTCCACCGCTATGGCTGCACCTTCAAG gGGTTGAACCAGGATCTGAGGACACATGAGTCGGCGTCTGCAGCTGAACACCTGAGGATGATGGCCAATAGGAACTCCACGTTAGAGAACAAG gtggaTGATCTTAAAGGGGAGCTGTTGGAGAGGTATAAAGTGCTCCCAGCTCTCAGCAGTCGACTGTCTGACCTGGAGAAACAGAACGACGAGCTGAGAGAGAAGAACCGACAGATGGAGCAGAAACTGGCCACCATGCAG aaagtGATGAGCTCTCACTCTGAGAAGCTGCTGGAGACGGAGCTAGAGCTGCGTTCTCTGCGTCTGCTGCGAGACGACGTGGAGAACCTGAGAGGAACGCTGGACGCGGTCCGCACCAGACTCACCTCGCTGGAGCAGGGGGGGCGCAGCGGGACAGGGGCCAGCACACACACTCTGg CATCTCTGGAGACTCAGCTGAATCGCCATGACGACATGCTGAGCGTGCACGAGATCCGATTGGCCGACATGGACCTGCGTTTCCAGGTGCTGGAGACGGCGAGCTACAACGGGACGCTGATCTGGAAGATCCGCGACTACAAGCGGCGGAAACAGGAAGCCGTGGCGGCCAAGACGCTGTCGCTGTACTCGCAGCCCTTCTACACGGGCTACTTCGGCTACAAGATGTGCGCCCGCGTGTACCTGAACGGAGACGGCATGGGCAAGGGCACGCACCTGTCGCTGTTCTTCGTGGTCATGAGGGGCGAGTACGACGCCCTGCTGCCCTGGCCCTTCAAGCAGAAG gtgACGCTGATGCTGATGGACCAGGGACCAACCAGGAAACATCTGGGCGATGCGTTCAAGCCCGATCCTAACAGTAGTAGTTTCCGGCGCCCGGTGGCCGAGATGAACATCGCGTCCGGCTGTCCGCTGTTCGTCTCTCAGAGCGTCCTGGAAACAGGAAGTTACATCAGAGACGACACCATCTTCATCAAG GTTACCGTGGATACGTCTGACCTCCCTGACCCGTGA